In Cotesia glomerata isolate CgM1 linkage group LG1, MPM_Cglom_v2.3, whole genome shotgun sequence, one genomic interval encodes:
- the LOC123275311 gene encoding long-chain fatty acid transport protein 4-like, whose product MGLYQIGLSAVIAFIAAYLFTGSRWRTLFIIYKTLPRDITGAFRFLKVNFLLWYWEKRGFTVAKLFKRQVKSNPNKIALMYENQEWTYKQLDDFSDRLAYSVRTQPIKSGDSVALLMANHPDYIGIWLGLSKAGFVTALINTNLRKDVLIHSINAAECKAIIFGAEFKDAIDEIRTKIPNIILYQWSEDEKTPILENAIDLKSLIARNSVDSINIDISFGHPRDKLIYIYTSGTTGMPKAAVINNLRYMLISCGVYYMLDLRQTDRIYDSLPLYHSAGGIVGVGQALCTGVTVVLKKKFSASKFWDDCIQYECTVAQYIGEICRFLLSVPASPNDTNHKIRLMFGNGLRPQIWETFVKRFQIKQIGEFYGATEGNSNLVNIDNRVGAVGFLPKFAGRLYPVNLLRIDEETGEPIRRNGLCVPCKAGEPGIFVGKINPKKAVNDFSGYADKKESEKKILYDVFKKGDRVFNSGDILVMDELGYFYFKDRRGDTYRWKGENVATAEVEAVISNIFSLKDAVVYGVEIPGNEGKAGMAAIYDPENSLNLKELAEGIKKGLPLYARPLFIRVLSQLPLTGTFKLQKRDLQREGYDITKVKDPIYFLDKTVSYVPFTEQLYQELLADKLRV is encoded by the exons ATGGGTCTATATCAGATAGGCTTGTCCGCAGTGATTGCATTTATTGCCGCGTATCTTTTTACCGGAAGTCGATGGCGcacattgtttattatttacaaaactcTACCGAGAGATATAAC CGGAgcatttagatttttaaaagtaaattttttactgtggtATTGGGAAAAGCGTGGGTTTACAGTCGCTAAATTGTTTAAGAGACAAGTCAAATCAAATCCAAACAAAATAGCATTGATGTACGAAAACCAGGAGTGGACTTATAAGCAG TTAGATGATTTTAGTGATCGATTAGCATATTCTGTTCGCACTCAACCTATCAAGAGTGGTGATAGTGTTGCCTTACTTATGGCAAATCATCCGGATTATATTGGAATTTGGCTGGGATTGAGCAAGGCTGGTTTTGTTACTGCCCTAATCAATACCAATTTACGGAAAGATGTTCTAATTCACAGCATCAATGCTGCCGAGTGTAAAGCTATTATTTTTGGAGCTGAATTCAAAGATg CAATTGATGAAATAAGAACAAAAATACctaatataattttgtacCAGTGGTCAGAAGATGAAAAAACACCAATTTTGGAAAATGCGATTGATTTAAAGAGCTTGATAGCTAGAAATTCAGTCGATTCTATCAATATTGACATATCGTTCGGTCATCCTCgggataaattaatttatatatatacatccGGAACCACAGGAATGCCTAAGGCTGCGGTTATTAATAATCTCAG GTATATGTTGATATCTTGCGGTGTATACTACATGCTTGACCTTCGACAGACGGATCGTATTTACGATTCACTGCCACTGTACCATTCAGCAGGTGGTATTGTTGGCGTTGGTCAAGCACTTTGCACTGGAGTAACCGTggtgttgaaaaaaaaattcagcgcTTCAAAATTCTGGGATGACTGTATTCAGTACGAGTGCACT GTTGCTCAATACATCGGAGAAATTTGTCGGTTTTTACTATCAGTTCCGGCCAGCCCTAATGACACTAATCACAAAATCCGGCTTATGTTTGGCAACGGGTTGCGACCTCAAATATGGGAGACATTCGTTAAACGATTCCAGATCAAACAGATTGGTGAATTCTATGGTGCGACTGagggaaattcaaatttag taaATATTGATAACCGGGTAGGTGCCGTCGGGTTTTTACCTAAATTCGCTGGTCGCTTATACCCCGTTAATCTGTTGAGAATTGATGAAGAGACTGGCGAGCCAATTAGACGAAATGGATTGTGTGTTCCCTGCAAAGCAG GCGAGCCCGGAATATTTGTTGGGAAGATAAATCCCAAGAAGGCAGTGAATGATTTCAGTGGGTACGCTGATAAAAAAGAgtcggagaaaaaaattctgtatGATGTTTTCAAAAAAGGAGACCGCGTTTTTAACTCGGGTGATATTTTAGTAATGGATGAGCTcgggtatttttattttaaagacagAAGAGGAGATACCTACag ATGGAAGGGCGAGAATGTCGCTACCGCTGAAGTGGAAGCTGTTATCAGTAATATTTTCAGTTTAAAAGACGCTGTAGTTTATGGGGTTGAA ATTCCCGGAAATGAGGGTAAGGCTGGAATGGCTGCAATATATGACCctgaaaattcattaaatctTAAAGAGTTGGCAGAAGGTATAAAAAAAGGATTACCGTTATACGCCAGACCACTTTTTATTAGAGTTTTATCACAACTACCTCTTAcag GTACTTTCAAACTTCAAAAGCGTGATCTACAAAGAGAGGGATACGATATTACAAAG GTAAAGGAtcccatttattttttggacaaGACCGTCAGCTATGTACCATTTACTGAGCAGTTGTATCAAGAGTTACTAGCAGATAAACTTCGAGTCTGA
- the LOC123275312 gene encoding synaptobrevin homolog 2-like isoform X3: MASLNRGVSGSDFRNAHVDERETLLEHDSEPDEDMIFNRSSISDDDEIKVHKKIDSVRIQIREVTDVMRDNVQKVLERGERLEDLQLASDRLNFAGNEFRDAARRAQRRAWLQNIKSRVIIIGITVIAIICIIVPIIINYS; this comes from the exons ATGGCATCCTTGAATAGAGGTGTTTCTGGTTCTGATTTTCGAAATGCTCATGTTGATGAAAgg gaaACTCTTTTGGAGCATGATAGCGAGCCGGATGAAGATATGATTTTCAA tCGCTCCAGCATATCTGATGACGATGAAATCAAAGTTCACAAAAAAATCGAtag cgTAAGAATACAAATACGTGAAGTGACTGATGTAATGCGTGATAACGTACAAAAAGTATTAGAAAGGGGAGAACGATTAGAGGACTTGCAATTAGCGAGTGATCGATTGAATTTTGCTGGTAATGAATTCCGCGATGCAGCTCGACGAGCTCAACGTAGAGCGtggttacaaaatattaagtcccgagtaattattattggaatTACGGTGATTGCTATCATATGTATTATAG tgcctattattataaactacTCGTAA
- the LOC123275312 gene encoding vesicle-associated membrane protein 721-like isoform X1: protein MASLNRGVSGSDFRNAHVDERETLLEHDSEPDEDMIFNRSSISDDDEIKVHKKIDSVRIQIREVTDVMRDNVQKVLERGERLEDLQLASDRLNFAGNEFRDAARRAQRRAWLQNIKSRVIIIGITVIAIICIIVRPFCNIFSSRRLGALSGSQIIITFWQNLLRIRN, encoded by the exons ATGGCATCCTTGAATAGAGGTGTTTCTGGTTCTGATTTTCGAAATGCTCATGTTGATGAAAgg gaaACTCTTTTGGAGCATGATAGCGAGCCGGATGAAGATATGATTTTCAA tCGCTCCAGCATATCTGATGACGATGAAATCAAAGTTCACAAAAAAATCGAtag cgTAAGAATACAAATACGTGAAGTGACTGATGTAATGCGTGATAACGTACAAAAAGTATTAGAAAGGGGAGAACGATTAGAGGACTTGCAATTAGCGAGTGATCGATTGAATTTTGCTGGTAATGAATTCCGCGATGCAGCTCGACGAGCTCAACGTAGAGCGtggttacaaaatattaagtcccgagtaattattattggaatTACGGTGATTGCTATCATATGTATTATAG tTAGACCattctgtaatattttcaGTTCTAGACGTCTTGGTGCTTTATCTGGTTCTCAAATAATTATCACATTCTGGCAAAATCTCTTGCGAATACGAAATTAA
- the LOC123275312 gene encoding synaptobrevin homolog 2-like isoform X2, with product MASLNRGVSGSDFRNAHVDERETLLEHDSEPDEDMIFNRSSISDDDEIKVHKKIDSVRIQIREVTDVMRDNVQKVLERGERLEDLQLASDRLNFAGNEFRDAARRAQRRAWLQNIKSRVIIIGITVIAIICIIVLDVLVLYLVLK from the exons ATGGCATCCTTGAATAGAGGTGTTTCTGGTTCTGATTTTCGAAATGCTCATGTTGATGAAAgg gaaACTCTTTTGGAGCATGATAGCGAGCCGGATGAAGATATGATTTTCAA tCGCTCCAGCATATCTGATGACGATGAAATCAAAGTTCACAAAAAAATCGAtag cgTAAGAATACAAATACGTGAAGTGACTGATGTAATGCGTGATAACGTACAAAAAGTATTAGAAAGGGGAGAACGATTAGAGGACTTGCAATTAGCGAGTGATCGATTGAATTTTGCTGGTAATGAATTCCGCGATGCAGCTCGACGAGCTCAACGTAGAGCGtggttacaaaatattaagtcccgagtaattattattggaatTACGGTGATTGCTATCATATGTATTATAG TTCTAGACGTCTTGGTGCTTTATCTGGTTCTCAAATAA